Proteins from a genomic interval of Choristoneura fumiferana chromosome 12, NRCan_CFum_1, whole genome shotgun sequence:
- the LOC141433349 gene encoding LOW QUALITY PROTEIN: protein odr-4 homolog (The sequence of the model RefSeq protein was modified relative to this genomic sequence to represent the inferred CDS: inserted 1 base in 1 codon) has protein sequence MVRTVYSPEYCLQYLEQYASQESFVIGLILGQNTAARENVIHLARTPEEKSPETVSDNSFSSDKTETVKNLSGVSEAWVADHAKHVTRMLPGGMFVQGIFVTTDEDVFEDPNCFSKLRAILNYTYKLLNTNPYMFGNCLEISERLILHMSTSTKVLTCKSVEVGPVKSTVLKPVDWKFLPKAQQWQRLDCYFEFDDVYPVIVKKSGISVKQQFQQILESAHKTIETSVMFIDGELKNGSEALENLNKKKKPKTNVKPTQQDVLKSMQVSLFVPFENSLPETVEYLECDGSIHFSXVVSSSVFMYPKATVSEAITAVKQDIVRSLASRFTMHCDALIDDNLLPEEKVCFNEPPRRVLVPVGSLYLCDYLFPGEAPAEALLSVRELLDLQITEAEVVCDLETPADTSEFDALDRDSSSEEMLATPQEASQFMYITGICFAMLVLVISIIVHYYDSIVGVIGKLLSKSN, from the exons ATGGTTAGAACAGTGTATTCCCCCGAGTACTGCCTTCAATACCTAGAACAGTACGCGTCTCAGGAATCCTTCGTTATAGGACTTATTCTAGGTCAG AATACCGCGGCACGAGAGAACGTGATTCATTTGGCTCGCACCCCTGAAGAGAAAAGTCCTGAGACTGTTTCAGATAACAGTTTTTCTTCAGATAAAACAGAGACGGTTAAAAACTTGTCGGGAGTATCAGAAGCGTGGGTAGCCGACCACGCCAAACATGTCACTAGAATGCTGCCTGGAGGAATGTTTGTTCAAG GTATTTTTGTCACAACTGATGAAGATGTTTTTGAAGATCCGAATTGCTTCAGCAAACTAAGAGCCATATTAAACTACACATACAAATTACTCAATACAAATCCATACATGTTTGGTAACTGTCTGGAAATATCTGAAAGACTCATTTTGCACATGTCTACGAGTACTAAAGTATTAACATGCAAAAGCGTTGAGGTTGGACCAGTTAAGAGCACAGTTCTGAAGCCTGTTGATtggaaatttttaccaaaagcCCAACAATGGCAGAGGCTGGACTgctattttgaatttgatgatgTTTACCCTGTTATTGTGAAGAAGAGTGGTATCTCTGTGAAACAACAATTTCAG CAAATATTGGAATCAGCCCATAAGACAATTGAAACAAGCGTAATGTTCATAGATGGAGAACTGAAGAATGGTTCAGAAGCTTTAGAAAACTTAAACAAGAAGAAAAAGCCAAAAACAAATGTTAAACCAACACAGCAAGATGTTCTAAAATCTATGCAAGTGTCTTTATTTGTGCCATTT gAAAATTCCTTACCGGAGACAGTTGAATACCTCGAGTGTGACGGTAGCATACACTTCA GTGTTGTATCATCCAGTGTGTTCATGTACCCGAAAGCAACGGTCAGTGAGGCTATAACGGCCGTGAAACAGGACATAGTACGGTCACTAGCCTCTCGCTTTACCATGCACTGTGATGCTTTGATTGATGACAACCTACTACCAGAAG aaaaagtaTGTTTCAACGAGCCACCCCGCCGTGTCCTAGTGCCAGTGGGCTCGTTGTACCTCTGCGATTATTTATTCCCCGGGGAAGCGCCCGCAGAAGCGTTGCTCTCCGTAAGAGAGTTACTCGATCTGCAGATCACAGAGGCCGAAGTAGTCTGCGATTTGGAGACTCCTGctg ATACGTCAGAGTTCGACGCATTGGACCGCGACAGTAGCAGCGAAGAAATGCTGGCGACACCACAGGAGGCCAGCCAGTTTATGTACATCACAGGCATTTGTTTCGCCATGCTCGTCCTTGTCATCTCAATTATAGTCCACTATTACGATTCCATTGTCGGTGTCATCGGTAAACTACTGTCCAAGtccaattaa